Proteins from a single region of Ischnura elegans chromosome 2, ioIscEleg1.1, whole genome shotgun sequence:
- the LOC124154258 gene encoding 28S ribosomal protein S28, mitochondrial, with protein sequence MALALRCAWRKTSINVNKKCCSAFLPSKRFSIDTSKDDGGGNASEQNSASQDTEVSGVRNVPAGRGGFARAFEKYTAKETPPPEVEESFASLLRKSKFIDLGDPEGRLVEGTIYHVVDDDLYIDFGWKFPCVCSRPARNGRFFVRGAKVLLRLKDLELSTRFLGADRDLTLLEADATLTALLYSPVRDSKKM encoded by the exons ATGGCGCTCGCATTAAGGTGTGCGTGGAGAAAGACTTCTATAAATGTCAATAAAAAGTGCTGTAGTGCTTTTTTACCATCTAAAAGATTTAGTATAGACACAAGCAAAGATGACGGTGGCGGAAATGCGAGTGAACAAAACTCGGCGTCTCAGGATACTGAGGTGTCGGGCGTAAGGAATGTGCCTGCGGGTCGAGGAGGGTTTGCTCGTGCTTTTGAGAAGTATACCGCTAAGGAAACGCCACCCCCTGAAGTAGAAGAGTCATTTGCGTCACTTTTAAGGAAATCCAAGTTTATAGAT TTGGGTGATCCTGAAGGTAGATTGGTCGAGGGCACGATTTACCATGTTGTCGATGATGATCTTTACATAGACTTTGGATGGAAATTCCCATGTGTATGCTCTCGTCCTGCCAGGAACGGAAG ATTTTTTGTGAGAGGAGCTAAAGTATTACTCCGATTGAAAGATCTAGAGCTATCAACACGATTTCTTGGAGCTGATCGAGACTTGACCCTCTTAGAAGCAGATGCGACACTTACCGCACTACTTTATTCTCCAGTCCGAGACAGTAAAAAAATGTAG
- the LOC124154257 gene encoding uncharacterized protein LOC124154257 isoform X2, which yields MAQEFQCPTDEIEKKITSIRAQFFRELGLVEAKKQSNGGESYSPKWYAFKKLQFLAGKSIARGQRQPMDPAKTPHFTKKKKNLKIKIDGNIHEGTSFNYPTMVTAADASDISCEQKHKDHVQGLSLLCTPKTNLPIAYDTDDKSEDKNRQNGDDEVALTHNKQMGNVNSTLKCKPSSTCTMDSNFNDNTTKTREEPRAIRGIPDSTFTIPQHADEFSIFGEYVATTLRKLSGQYLQCYAKHEISNILFYVEAQNCQPNARSNAINQDTIDYHNIPQQSLRYYDLTIPKSNSNQS from the exons ATGGCGCAAGAATTTCAATGTCCTACGGACgaaatagagaagaaaataacatCTATTCGAGCACAGTTTTTCCGTGAACTTGGTCTAGTCGAAGCAAAAAAACAATCGAACGGTGGGGAATCTTATTCACCGAAATGGTACGCTTTTAAGAAGCTCCAATTCTTAGCTGGAAAATCCATCGCAAGAGGTCAACGCCAACCAATGGATCCT GCAAAAACACCtcattttactaaaaaaaagaaaaatcttaaaattaagaTTGATGGGAATATCCATGAGGGAACTTCCTTTAACTACCCAACCATG GTGACAGCAGCGGATGCCAGTGACATTAGTTGTGAGCAGAAACATAAAGATCACGTTCAAGGACTTTCCCTCTTGTGCACTCCAAAG ACTAATCTACCCATAGCCTATGACACAGATGATAAAAGTGAAGACAAAAATAGGCAGAATGGTGATGATGAGGTGGCTTTAACTCACAACAAGCAGATGGGAAACGTTAATAGCACTTTAAAATGTAAACCATCTTCCACTTGTACAATGGAtagcaatttcaatgacaacaccACAAAAACAAGAGAAGAGCCAAGAGCAATACGTGGAATACCAGATTCCACTTTTACAATTCCCCAACATGCcgatgaattttcaatatttggggAATATGTGGCAACTACGCTGCGCAAGTTGAGTGGACAATACTTGCAATGTTATGCAAAGCATGAgattagcaatattttattttatgttgaggCACAAAACTGCCAACCTAATGCCAGAAGCAATGCTATTAATCAAGATACCATTGATTATCATAACATTCCTCAGCAGTCTTTGCGTTACTATGACCTCACAATACCAAAAAGTAATTCTAACCAATCATAA
- the LOC124154257 gene encoding uncharacterized protein LOC124154257 isoform X1 — MMTLPSNSLSASKSKWNREETLNLISSYQSHPQLWNTGCDDYKSPTKKKEALQLMAQEFQCPTDEIEKKITSIRAQFFRELGLVEAKKQSNGGESYSPKWYAFKKLQFLAGKSIARGQRQPMDPAKTPHFTKKKKNLKIKIDGNIHEGTSFNYPTMVTAADASDISCEQKHKDHVQGLSLLCTPKTNLPIAYDTDDKSEDKNRQNGDDEVALTHNKQMGNVNSTLKCKPSSTCTMDSNFNDNTTKTREEPRAIRGIPDSTFTIPQHADEFSIFGEYVATTLRKLSGQYLQCYAKHEISNILFYVEAQNCQPNARSNAINQDTIDYHNIPQQSLRYYDLTIPKSNSNQS; from the exons ATGATGACGTTGCCGTCGAATTCACTATCTGCAtcaaaatcaaaatggaatagaGAGGAAACTTTAAATCTCATTTCATCCTATCAATCTCATCCACAGTTATGGAATACGGGATGCGATGATTACAAATCTCCAACAAAGAAAAAGGAAGCACTACAACTCATGGCGCAAGAATTTCAATGTCCTACGGACgaaatagagaagaaaataacatCTATTCGAGCACAGTTTTTCCGTGAACTTGGTCTAGTCGAAGCAAAAAAACAATCGAACGGTGGGGAATCTTATTCACCGAAATGGTACGCTTTTAAGAAGCTCCAATTCTTAGCTGGAAAATCCATCGCAAGAGGTCAACGCCAACCAATGGATCCT GCAAAAACACCtcattttactaaaaaaaagaaaaatcttaaaattaagaTTGATGGGAATATCCATGAGGGAACTTCCTTTAACTACCCAACCATG GTGACAGCAGCGGATGCCAGTGACATTAGTTGTGAGCAGAAACATAAAGATCACGTTCAAGGACTTTCCCTCTTGTGCACTCCAAAG ACTAATCTACCCATAGCCTATGACACAGATGATAAAAGTGAAGACAAAAATAGGCAGAATGGTGATGATGAGGTGGCTTTAACTCACAACAAGCAGATGGGAAACGTTAATAGCACTTTAAAATGTAAACCATCTTCCACTTGTACAATGGAtagcaatttcaatgacaacaccACAAAAACAAGAGAAGAGCCAAGAGCAATACGTGGAATACCAGATTCCACTTTTACAATTCCCCAACATGCcgatgaattttcaatatttggggAATATGTGGCAACTACGCTGCGCAAGTTGAGTGGACAATACTTGCAATGTTATGCAAAGCATGAgattagcaatattttattttatgttgaggCACAAAACTGCCAACCTAATGCCAGAAGCAATGCTATTAATCAAGATACCATTGATTATCATAACATTCCTCAGCAGTCTTTGCGTTACTATGACCTCACAATACCAAAAAGTAATTCTAACCAATCATAA